The genomic segment TAGATTGGTAGCGATGACGCCGACGGCGTTGATTGCGTAAAGCTTCAGCTTTGCGTCTCCGCTTTTCGATAGGTGTTTCAAAATGTCTCTTTTTGCGTAAATCCGGCAAAATTCCTGCTTTAGAAACTTGCCGTTTAAAACGACGTAGGGCTGAATCGATCCCTTCCGTTTCTCCCAAGATGACTTGAGTCATTGGTTCTCCTGTACCATTGTCTAACTGCGCGGTTTGTGTGTGGCGAGTTACTTAGTTCGCCAGATCTTAGAGCTAAGTTGGTGTTGAGTTGACCCCCTCAGCCCCAATCTATAATAATAAAATTTTTTATGACCAGTCACGTATACAGTAATTCCACCATTATTATATTTAATGAAAAAAAGAAGTTAATTCATTATTCACCAATCACTGGTCACTGGTCACTGATTACTGGTCACTAGTTATTATTTAATAACGGTTGCGGAAGTTGTTCCGGTTACCACCGAAAGGTTTCTTATCTTCACGTGGTCGAGCTTTATTAACTTTCAGGTCACGTCCCATCCATTCAGCGCCGTCTAGACCTTCGATGGCTGCTGTTTCTTCAGCTTCGCTTGACATTTCTACAAAACCAAAGCCACGTCGCCGACCGGTTTCGCGATCGGTAGGAATCTGAACGTCTTTGACTGTTCCGTATTCTGCAAACACCTCTCTCAAGTCATCTGGTGTAACTTCGTAGGAAAGGTTGCCTACATAAATTGACATGATTGTCTCCAAAATCATCAAGTTGTAGAGAGCAATATTTCGGAGACAAGGCTGTAAAGTCGAGAAGGCGAAGCCTGTAAATTCTAATAACAAACATTGCAACCGAAATGGCACTCACTTATTAGCCTAGCATAACTAAAACTGACAAGGGTTACATTGAGTGCTAAAATCAGAGCAAAAATCAGACCCCCCAAACCCAACATCCTCTCAAAATGTTTGGGGGATCGTCCTTTCTCTGTTTCATGACAACACTAGAATGTTTGTCCGGCATAAATTGAGCGAACTTCACCGTTACGGCGAATCACAGCTTCTCCATTAGTGACTTCCACAAGTGTCCAACCACTATAACCGATTGCTTCACCGACTTCAACGCGTTTAGTCACACCGTTAATTTTAAATAAAGCAGCAGATTTGTTGCCTAAT from the Tolypothrix bouteillei VB521301 genome contains:
- the rpsU gene encoding 30S ribosomal protein S21; the protein is MTQVILGETEGIDSALRRFKRQVSKAGILPDLRKKRHFETPIEKRRRKAEALRNQRRRRHRYQSSSKET
- a CDS encoding RNA recognition motif domain-containing protein; the encoded protein is MSIYVGNLSYEVTPDDLREVFAEYGTVKDVQIPTDRETGRRRGFGFVEMSSEAEETAAIEGLDGAEWMGRDLKVNKARPREDKKPFGGNRNNFRNRY